From Scomber scombrus chromosome 21, fScoSco1.1, whole genome shotgun sequence, one genomic window encodes:
- the fbxw10 gene encoding F-box and WD repeat domain containing protein 10B produces the protein MKSVKFGRGLSACAFSCSEAGGCLNMCGMCPSCVFAPKPPGSTQSLWRVSDEFKRRFVVELLLRCRNVKVLESVQSVLGVTSWTLFTYARSRSPISPQDFPRRGQDRAPNNKPLGMDMNEIWEWFSSSPDWMKSRYLCRLFSLCESELLRMLANLTSVLLVRLKRGFLQFNVGSHNTNQHHQVSEGDSEDPALMVVPGSSKSVSGVSRYRDFIGCLPVDLSKRILGLLDEHTLRRCQKVCRYWKHLAGETMEEIHFRSIFQDQMKAMMKRYKGIDLVSPTYANIVEVLIPVKDHEKGDIHSGVKKKKPFEVAYANIKTKTVQMEERNIYCGAYFTTVLINKEDNHRVIDYRGGSFMVTGSKDRVVHLFYVASETTAVAVLKGHVGSIRAVLLCEERDLLITASCDASIRCWNLKTDQCVMVLYGHTGTVNCLDVHGDRLVSGAKDCIVKVWSLQTGKYFEDFNFKHPSPVQCVKISSTRVYSSCDRGLIKIWDTENAALIRVIDAHRSSVKCLFFDKWHLLSGDYNGQVMAWSINCDAKECLITFNHPKEVKSMTLAYLRLVTGCLDGKIRIFNFLTGDCLRDITAEAEPGRILSLHFRENSILVNTTSSVKFYHFAKVFWDYKDSAEGGKGDAMAQGGLVSEKSAASLRKLTYASDYMAQVASPTQNMHDSKGKKSEKAELPYHTGFLSTPIKCRAQVRECCEPSKKTVLLSEKATCDRIKKKGLHHPLTRDSILLRVNAIQRSRCTDEVSINMECNDKLRDSWGPHSPQDPLHSDLHNPKPRSALKQTMQTLLCPLQHTHNSPHRRAKTCVPQLKRTANQNMTNTIAGRDVSTAPDITMRHRTCLCPKKLQKANKRVDATEVPQSPERICMRPLLNQECCTKTSTGLPRISSVDPMRERLSNPLSVRGKKELMQSSEHKLSKKDKMIQ, from the exons ATGAAGTCCGTCAAATTTGGGAGAGGTTTGTCGGCTTGCGCGTTCAGCTGTAGTGAGGCGGGGGGATGCCTCAACATGTGCGGGATGTGCCCGTCATGCGTCTTTGCCCCCAAACCACCAGGTTCCACCCAGAGTTTGTGGAGGGTGTCAGATGAATTCAAGAGGAGATTCGTGGTGGAGCTGCTTCTACGGTGCAGAAACGTCAAAGTGCTCGAAAGCGTCCAGAGCGTCCTGGGTGTCACATCATGGACGTTGTTCACTTACGCCAGGTCTAGAAGTCCGATTTCACCTCAAGATTTCCCCCGCCGGGGACAGGACCGAGCGCCAAATAATAAACCACTTGGCATGGACATGAATGAGATCTGGGAATGGTTCAGCAGCAGCCCGGACTGGATGAAATCACGGTATCTTTGCCGTCTTTTCTCACTCTGTGAATCGGAGCTGTTACGTATGCTCGCTAATTTAACCAGCGTGCTTCTGGTCAGACTAAAACGAGGGTTCCTGCAGTTTAATG TGGGTAGCCACAATACAAATCAGCATCATCAGGTCAGTGAGGGAGACTCAGAGGACCCTGCTCTTATGGTTGTGCCTGGATCCTCAAAGTCTGTGTCTGGAGTCAGCCGATACCGAGACTTTATAGGCTGCCTTCCTGTTGATCTGTCAAAGAGGATATTAG GCCTGCTGGATGAACATACTCTGAGACGCTGCCAGAAAGTTTGTCGGTATTGGAAGCACCTCGCAGGGGAAACCATGGAGGAAATCCATTTCAGAAGTATCTTCCAGGATCAAATGAAGGCAATGATGAAG cgATATAAAGGTATTGATTTAGTCAGTCCTACCTATGCCAACATCGTGGAAGTCCTCATACCCGTCAAGGATCATGAGAAAGGGGACATTCATTCTGGTGTCAAAAAG AAGAAGCCTTTTGAAGTGGCTTATGCCAACatcaaaaccaaaacagtgCAAATGGAAGAGCGAAATATTTATTGTGGTGCATATTTTACCACAGTGCTGATTAACAA AGAGGACAATCATCGTGTGATAGACTACAGAGGTGGATCATTTATGGTCACAGGCTCCAAAGACCGTGTGGTGCATCTGTTTTATGTGGCATCAGAAACAACAGCTGTGGCGGTGTTGAAGGGCCACGTTGGCAGCATACGGGCAGTGCTGCTCTGTGAGGAGCGAGACCTGCTGATAACTGCGAGCTGTGATGCAAGCATCAG GTGTTGGAATTTGAAGACAGACCAGTGTGTGATGGTCCTGTATGGTCACACAGGTACTGTAAACTGCCTGGATGTCCATGGTGATAGACTTGTCTCAGGGGCTAAAGACTGTATAGTAAAAG TGTGGAGTCTACAAACAGGGAAGTATTTTGAGGATTTTAATTTCAAGCACCCCAGTCCTGTCCAGTGTGTGAAGATCAGCTCAACAAGAGTTTATAGTAGCTGTGATCGAGGCCTCATCAAAATATGGGACACTGAGAATGCAGCACTGATCAGG GTGATTGATGCCCATCGGAGCTCAGTGAAATGCCTGTTCTTTGACAAATGGCATCTTTTATCTGGGGACTATAATGGTCAGGTCATGGCATGGAGCATCAACTGTGACGCTAAAGAGTGTCTCATAACCTTCAACCACCCAAA GGAGGTAAAATCTATGACTCTCGCCTACCTTCGTCTTGTCACTGGCTGCTTGGATGGAAAGATTCGTATATTTAATTTCCTCACTGGGGATTGTCTGAGAGACATCACCGCGGAGGCCGAACCAGGCCGTATATTGTCCCTGCATTTCCGTGAGAACAG TATATTAGTGAACACGACATCCAGTGTGAAGTTCTACCACTTTGCCAAAGTGTTCTGGGATTACAAAGACTCTGCAGAGGGAGGCAAGGGTGATGCGATGGCTCAGGGTGGTTTGGTCTCTGAGAAATCTGCAGCTTCGCTCAGAAAACTTACGTACGCCTCTGATTACATGGCACAAGTGGCTTCACCCACCCAAAATATGCATGACTCTAAAGGCAAGAAATCAGAGAAAGCTGAGCTGCCCTACCACACCGGCTTCCTGTCCACCCCCATTAAATGTCGAGCACAAG TCAGAGAGTGCTGCGAGCCTTCTAAAAAGACAGTGTTGCTGAGTGAGAAGGCGACATGTGATCGGATAAAGAAGAAGGGTCTTCATCATCCTTTGACACGTGACTCCATCCTACTCAGGGTAAATGCCATCCAGAGGTCGCGGTGCACAGATGAGGTCAGCATCAACATGGAGTGCAATGATAAGCTACGAGATTCCTGGGGTCCTCATTCACCTCAGGATCCACTGCACTCTGACCTCCACAACCCAAAGCCCCGATCAGCCCTAAAACAAACCATGCAGACTCTGTTATGTCCACTGCAGCACACGCATAATAGTCCTCACAGGAGGGCCAAGACATGCGTCCCACAGTTGAAGAGAACTGCCAATCAAAATATGACAAACACAATAGCAGGCAGAGATGTCTCCACTGCCCCTGACATCACAATGAGGCACCGTACTTGTTTATGTCCTAAGAAGTTACAGAAAGCAAACAAGAGGGTCGATGCCACAGAGGTGCCACAGTCTCCTGAGCGCATCTGCATGAGACCACTACTTAATCAAGAATGTTGCACTAAAACTAGTACCGGCTTGCCCAGGATCAGCTCTGTGGATCCAATGAGAGAGCGGCTGTCCAATCCACTGAGTGTCCGGGGCAAGAAGGAACTCATGCAGAGCAGTGAGCACAAACTGTCCAAGAAGGATAAGATGATCCAATGA